In Serratia sp. FDAARGOS_506, a genomic segment contains:
- a CDS encoding GNAT family N-acetyltransferase — translation MSEIVIRHVETTDAQALHHLYSQTPVYRDTLQLPLPSVESWQKRLANPEPGTHSLAAFIDGQLAGQLTVMLNQRVRRRHVATFGIGVDPRYHGKGVGSRLMQAMIDLCDNWAAIERIELTVFTDNPAAIALYRKFGFEIEGTSRAYAMRDGVLVDAYHMARLRSGQPHGDA, via the coding sequence ATGAGCGAGATCGTGATACGCCACGTGGAAACTACGGATGCACAAGCTCTGCATCATCTTTATTCTCAGACGCCCGTCTATCGCGATACGCTGCAGCTTCCTCTACCGTCCGTCGAATCCTGGCAGAAACGCCTCGCCAATCCCGAACCGGGTACGCATAGCCTGGCGGCCTTCATCGACGGGCAGCTTGCCGGCCAGTTGACCGTAATGCTGAATCAGCGCGTGCGCCGCCGCCACGTGGCCACCTTCGGCATCGGCGTCGACCCGCGCTACCACGGCAAAGGCGTCGGCAGCCGCCTGATGCAGGCGATGATTGATCTGTGCGACAACTGGGCGGCTATCGAGCGCATCGAGCTGACGGTGTTCACCGACAACCCGGCGGCCATTGCGCTGTACCGCAAATTCGGTTTCGAGATAGAGGGCACCAGCCGCGCCTATGCCATGCGCGACGGGGTACTGGTCGACGCCTACCATATGGCGCGTTTGCGCTCCGGGCAGCCGCACGGCGATGCGTAA